The following coding sequences are from one Bos taurus isolate L1 Dominette 01449 registration number 42190680 breed Hereford chromosome 26, ARS-UCD2.0, whole genome shotgun sequence window:
- the LOC132343948 gene encoding myosin IC heavy chain: MPPRHGTSAAQKLGAPPGRLPAPTPPHLHRAAPCSAPGRPQRSTGAPPGSSLPRAATRSGPVRPGPASAAPPARPGPRPAQVGGAARGRVRGVTPPPGRGHAQAPGVTRVRRGARWSDAAGLRFPPSEARWLCVWGSAGSRLGGGGSPSTLTWAPGPAAAGHCSSTKGQAPRQPPFPLRSSSRCLTPRHTLRLQSTEREVGGNLTPNSGPCVPEQVRGRRLVGACPTPSGLQKAH; the protein is encoded by the coding sequence ATGCCGCCTCGCCACGGGACCTCCGCCGCGCAGAAGTTGGGGGCGCCCCCAGGTCGCCTCCCAGCCCCGACCCCCCCTCACCTCCACCGCGCCGCTCCATGCTCAGCCCCGGGCCGCCCCCAGCGCTCCACAGGCGCGCCGCCCGGCTCCAGCCTGCCGCGCGCGGCCACTCGGAGCGGCCCGGTACGACCCGGCCCCGCCTCCGCGGCGCCCCCGGCCCGGCCTGGCCCCCGCCCGGCCCAAGTGGGCGGTGCAGCGCGGGGGAGGGTCCGAGGGGTGACCCCGCCCCCGGGGCGCGGACACGCGCAGGCACCCGGCGTCACGCGTGTCCGGCGGGGCGCACGCTGGAGCGACGCAGCGGGGCTCAGATTCCCTCCCTCCGAGGCGCGATGGCTGTGTGTCTGGGGCTCGGCCGGCTCAAGACTAGGCGGCGGCGGGTCACCCTCTACCCTTACTTGGGCCCCGGGGCCAGCAGCAGCTGGTCATTGTTCGAGCACAAAGGGACAGGCGCCGCGGCAGCCGCCCTTCCCCCTCCGCTCCTCTAGTCGATGCCTCACCCCCAGGCACACTCTCCGGCTTCAGAGTACAGAGAGGGAGGTTGGGGGTAACCTAACCCCCAACTCTGGGCCCTGCGTCCCGGAACAAGTCAGGGGCCGACGCTTGGTGGGTGCTTGCCCCACCCCCAGCGGCTTGCAGAAGGCACACTAG
- the LZTS2 gene encoding leucine zipper putative tumor suppressor 2 isoform X2 yields MAIVQTLPVPLEPAPEAATAQQAPAMGSVSSLISGRPCPGGPAPPRHHGPPGPTFFRQQDGLLRGGYEAQEPLCPAVPPRKAVPGTNFTYINEDFRTESPPSPSSDLEDAREQRARNAHLRGPPPKLIPVSGKLEKNMEKIVIRPTAFKPVLPKPRGVPSLPSFLGPRATGPSGSQGSLTQLFGGPASSSSSSSSSAADKPLILSGWASGCPSGTLSDSGRNSLSSLPTYSTGGAEPATNSPGGHLPSHGPGRGALPGPARGAPTGPSHSDSGRSSSSKSTGSLGGRLAGGLLGSGPRASPDSSSCGERSPPPPPPPPPPSDEALLHCVLEGKLRDREAELQQLRDSLDESEVYEERQRHWPREREALREDGVARAQRAQQLLQLQVFQLQQEKRQLQDDFAQLLQEREQLERRCAAFEREQRELGPRLEETKWEVCQKSGEISLLKQQLKESQSELVQKGSELVALRVALREARAALRVSEGRARGLQEAARTRELELEACSQELQRHRQEAERLREKAGQLDSEAAGLREPPVPPATADPFLLAESDEAKAQRAAAGVGGSLRAQVERLRAELQRERRRGEEQRDSFEGERLAWQAEKEQVIRYQKQLQHNYIQMYRRNRQLEQELQQLSLELEARELADLGLAEPAPCICLEEITATEI; encoded by the exons ATGGCCATTGTGCAGACACTGCCAGTGCCCCTGGAACCCGCTCCTGAGGCCGCTACTGCCCAACAAGCTCCAGCCATGGGCAGCGTGAGCAGCCTCATCTCAGGCCGGCCCTGCCCTGGGGGGCCGGCTCCTCCTCGCCACCATGGTCCCCCTGGACCCACCTTCTTCCGCCAGCAGGATGGGCTGCTGCGGGGTGGCTACGAGGCACAGGAGCCACTGTGCCCAGCTGTGCCCCCCAGGAAGGCTGTCCCTGGTACCAACTTTACCTACATCAACGAGGACTTCCGGACAGAGTCACCCCCCAGCCCAAGCAGTGACCTTGAAGATGCCCGAGAGCAGCGGGCACGCAATGCCCACCTCCGTGGTCCCCCACCAAAGCTCATCCCTGTCTCTGGAAAGCTAGAGAAG AACATGGAGAAAATTGTGATCCGCCCAACAGCCTTCAAGCCAGTGCTGCCCAAACCTCGAGGGGTACCATCCCTACCTAGCTTCCTGGGTCCTCGGGCCACCGGACCGTCGGGGAGCCAAGGCAGCCTAACGCAGCTGTTTGGGGGcccggcctcctcctcctcttcctcctcctcctcggctGCTGACAAACCCCTGATACTGAGTGGCTGGGCCAGCGGCTGCCCGTCAGGGACTCTGTCTGACTCCGGCCGAAATTCATTGTCCAGCTTGCCCACTTACAGCACCGGGGGTGCCGAGCCGGCTACCAACTCCCCAGGCGGGCACCTGCCCTCCCACGGCCCTGGGCGGGGCGCCCTGCCGGGGCCAGCCCGAGGAGCTCCCACCGGGCCCTCCCACTCAGACAGCGGCCGATCTTCTTCCAGCAAGAGCACAGGCTCCCTGGGTGGTCGCTTGGCTGGGGGGCTCTTGGGCAGCGGTCCCCGGGCCTCCCCTGACAGCAGCTCTTGTGGGGAACGCTCCccaccaccgcccccaccccctccacccccttcGGACGAGGCCCTGCTGCACTGTGTCCTGGAAGGAAAGCTCCGAGACCGGGAGGCAGAGCTGCAGCAGCTGCGGGACAGTCTGGACGAGAGTGAG GTGTACGAGGAGCGGCAGCGGCACTGGCCCCGTGAGCGAGAGGCTCTGCGAGAGGATGGCGTGGCCCGGGCCCAGCGGGCCCAACAGCTGCTGCAGCTTCAGGTGTTCCAGCTGCAGCAGGAGAAGCGGCAGCTACAGGACGACTTTGCGCAGCTGCTGCAGGAACGTGAGCAGCTGGAGCGGCGCTGCGCGGCCTTCGAGCGGGAACAACGGGAGCTCGGGCCACGGCTAGAGGAGACCAAGTGGGAG GTGTGCCAGAAGTCAGGTGAGATCTCCCTGCTGAAGCAGCAACTGAAGGAATCTCAGTCAGAGCTGGTACAGAAGGGCAGCGAGCTGGTGGCCCTGCGCGTGGCACTGCGGGAGGCCCGGGCAGCGCTTCGGGTCAGTGAGGGCCGGGCACGGGGCCTCCAGGAGGCGGCCCGGACACGGGAGCTGGAGCTGGAGGCCTGTTCCCAGGAGCTGCAGCGGCACCGTCAAGAGGCTGAGCGGCTGCGGGAGAAAGCTGGGCAGTTGGACAGTGAGGCTGCCGGACTCCGGGAACCCCCTGTGCCACCTGCCACTGCTGACCCATTCCTCCTGGCAGAGAGTGATGAGGCCAAGGCACAGCGGGCCGCCGCCGGGGTCGGGGGCAGCCTGCGGGCCCAGGTGGAGCGGCTCCGGGCGGAGCTACAGCGGGAGCGGCGGCGAGGTGAGGAGCAGCGGGACAGCTTCGAGGGGGAGCGGCTGGCCTGGCAGGCAGAGAAGGAGCAGGTGATCCGCTACCAGAAGCAGCTGCAGCACAACTACATCCAGATGTACCGACGTAACCGGCAGCTGGAGCAGGAGCTGCAGCAGCTCAGTCTGGAGCTGGAGGCCCGGGAACTCGCGGACCTGGGCCTGGCGGAGCCAGCACCCTGCATCTGCCTGGAGGAGATCACTGCCACCGAAATCTAG
- the LZTS2 gene encoding leucine zipper putative tumor suppressor 2 isoform X3, giving the protein MAIVQTLPVPLEPAPEAATAQQAPAMGSVSSLISGRPCPGGPAPPRHHGPPGPTFFRQQDGLLRGGYEAQEPLCPAVPPRKAVPGTNFTYINEDFRTESPPSPSSDLEDAREQRARNAHLRGPPPKLIPVSGKLEKVYEERQRHWPREREALREDGVARAQRAQQLLQLQVFQLQQEKRQLQDDFAQLLQEREQLERRCAAFEREQRELGPRLEETKWEVCQKSGEISLLKQQLKESQSELVQKGSELVALRVALREARAALRVSEGRARGLQEAARTRELELEACSQELQRHRQEAERLREKAGQLDSEAAGLREPPVPPATADPFLLAESDEAKAQRAAAGVGGSLRAQVERLRAELQRERRRGEEQRDSFEGERLAWQAEKEQVIRYQKQLQHNYIQMYRRNRQLEQELQQLSLELEARELADLGLAEPAPCICLEEITATEI; this is encoded by the exons ATGGCCATTGTGCAGACACTGCCAGTGCCCCTGGAACCCGCTCCTGAGGCCGCTACTGCCCAACAAGCTCCAGCCATGGGCAGCGTGAGCAGCCTCATCTCAGGCCGGCCCTGCCCTGGGGGGCCGGCTCCTCCTCGCCACCATGGTCCCCCTGGACCCACCTTCTTCCGCCAGCAGGATGGGCTGCTGCGGGGTGGCTACGAGGCACAGGAGCCACTGTGCCCAGCTGTGCCCCCCAGGAAGGCTGTCCCTGGTACCAACTTTACCTACATCAACGAGGACTTCCGGACAGAGTCACCCCCCAGCCCAAGCAGTGACCTTGAAGATGCCCGAGAGCAGCGGGCACGCAATGCCCACCTCCGTGGTCCCCCACCAAAGCTCATCCCTGTCTCTGGAAAGCTAGAGAAG GTGTACGAGGAGCGGCAGCGGCACTGGCCCCGTGAGCGAGAGGCTCTGCGAGAGGATGGCGTGGCCCGGGCCCAGCGGGCCCAACAGCTGCTGCAGCTTCAGGTGTTCCAGCTGCAGCAGGAGAAGCGGCAGCTACAGGACGACTTTGCGCAGCTGCTGCAGGAACGTGAGCAGCTGGAGCGGCGCTGCGCGGCCTTCGAGCGGGAACAACGGGAGCTCGGGCCACGGCTAGAGGAGACCAAGTGGGAG GTGTGCCAGAAGTCAGGTGAGATCTCCCTGCTGAAGCAGCAACTGAAGGAATCTCAGTCAGAGCTGGTACAGAAGGGCAGCGAGCTGGTGGCCCTGCGCGTGGCACTGCGGGAGGCCCGGGCAGCGCTTCGGGTCAGTGAGGGCCGGGCACGGGGCCTCCAGGAGGCGGCCCGGACACGGGAGCTGGAGCTGGAGGCCTGTTCCCAGGAGCTGCAGCGGCACCGTCAAGAGGCTGAGCGGCTGCGGGAGAAAGCTGGGCAGTTGGACAGTGAGGCTGCCGGACTCCGGGAACCCCCTGTGCCACCTGCCACTGCTGACCCATTCCTCCTGGCAGAGAGTGATGAGGCCAAGGCACAGCGGGCCGCCGCCGGGGTCGGGGGCAGCCTGCGGGCCCAGGTGGAGCGGCTCCGGGCGGAGCTACAGCGGGAGCGGCGGCGAGGTGAGGAGCAGCGGGACAGCTTCGAGGGGGAGCGGCTGGCCTGGCAGGCAGAGAAGGAGCAGGTGATCCGCTACCAGAAGCAGCTGCAGCACAACTACATCCAGATGTACCGACGTAACCGGCAGCTGGAGCAGGAGCTGCAGCAGCTCAGTCTGGAGCTGGAGGCCCGGGAACTCGCGGACCTGGGCCTGGCGGAGCCAGCACCCTGCATCTGCCTGGAGGAGATCACTGCCACCGAAATCTAG
- the LZTS2 gene encoding leucine zipper putative tumor suppressor 2 isoform X1, giving the protein MAIVQTLPVPLEPAPEAATAQQAPAMGSVSSLISGRPCPGGPAPPRHHGPPGPTFFRQQDGLLRGGYEAQEPLCPAVPPRKAVPGTNFTYINEDFRTESPPSPSSDLEDAREQRARNAHLRGPPPKLIPVSGKLEKNMEKIVIRPTAFKPVLPKPRGVPSLPSFLGPRATGPSGSQGSLTQLFGGPASSSSSSSSSAADKPLILSGWASGCPSGTLSDSGRNSLSSLPTYSTGGAEPATNSPGGHLPSHGPGRGALPGPARGAPTGPSHSDSGRSSSSKSTGSLGGRLAGGLLGSGPRASPDSSSCGERSPPPPPPPPPPSDEALLHCVLEGKLRDREAELQQLRDSLDESEVTMCQVYEERQRHWPREREALREDGVARAQRAQQLLQLQVFQLQQEKRQLQDDFAQLLQEREQLERRCAAFEREQRELGPRLEETKWEVCQKSGEISLLKQQLKESQSELVQKGSELVALRVALREARAALRVSEGRARGLQEAARTRELELEACSQELQRHRQEAERLREKAGQLDSEAAGLREPPVPPATADPFLLAESDEAKAQRAAAGVGGSLRAQVERLRAELQRERRRGEEQRDSFEGERLAWQAEKEQVIRYQKQLQHNYIQMYRRNRQLEQELQQLSLELEARELADLGLAEPAPCICLEEITATEI; this is encoded by the exons ATGGCCATTGTGCAGACACTGCCAGTGCCCCTGGAACCCGCTCCTGAGGCCGCTACTGCCCAACAAGCTCCAGCCATGGGCAGCGTGAGCAGCCTCATCTCAGGCCGGCCCTGCCCTGGGGGGCCGGCTCCTCCTCGCCACCATGGTCCCCCTGGACCCACCTTCTTCCGCCAGCAGGATGGGCTGCTGCGGGGTGGCTACGAGGCACAGGAGCCACTGTGCCCAGCTGTGCCCCCCAGGAAGGCTGTCCCTGGTACCAACTTTACCTACATCAACGAGGACTTCCGGACAGAGTCACCCCCCAGCCCAAGCAGTGACCTTGAAGATGCCCGAGAGCAGCGGGCACGCAATGCCCACCTCCGTGGTCCCCCACCAAAGCTCATCCCTGTCTCTGGAAAGCTAGAGAAG AACATGGAGAAAATTGTGATCCGCCCAACAGCCTTCAAGCCAGTGCTGCCCAAACCTCGAGGGGTACCATCCCTACCTAGCTTCCTGGGTCCTCGGGCCACCGGACCGTCGGGGAGCCAAGGCAGCCTAACGCAGCTGTTTGGGGGcccggcctcctcctcctcttcctcctcctcctcggctGCTGACAAACCCCTGATACTGAGTGGCTGGGCCAGCGGCTGCCCGTCAGGGACTCTGTCTGACTCCGGCCGAAATTCATTGTCCAGCTTGCCCACTTACAGCACCGGGGGTGCCGAGCCGGCTACCAACTCCCCAGGCGGGCACCTGCCCTCCCACGGCCCTGGGCGGGGCGCCCTGCCGGGGCCAGCCCGAGGAGCTCCCACCGGGCCCTCCCACTCAGACAGCGGCCGATCTTCTTCCAGCAAGAGCACAGGCTCCCTGGGTGGTCGCTTGGCTGGGGGGCTCTTGGGCAGCGGTCCCCGGGCCTCCCCTGACAGCAGCTCTTGTGGGGAACGCTCCccaccaccgcccccaccccctccacccccttcGGACGAGGCCCTGCTGCACTGTGTCCTGGAAGGAAAGCTCCGAGACCGGGAGGCAGAGCTGCAGCAGCTGCGGGACAGTCTGGACGAGAGTGAGGTGACCATGTGCCAG GTGTACGAGGAGCGGCAGCGGCACTGGCCCCGTGAGCGAGAGGCTCTGCGAGAGGATGGCGTGGCCCGGGCCCAGCGGGCCCAACAGCTGCTGCAGCTTCAGGTGTTCCAGCTGCAGCAGGAGAAGCGGCAGCTACAGGACGACTTTGCGCAGCTGCTGCAGGAACGTGAGCAGCTGGAGCGGCGCTGCGCGGCCTTCGAGCGGGAACAACGGGAGCTCGGGCCACGGCTAGAGGAGACCAAGTGGGAG GTGTGCCAGAAGTCAGGTGAGATCTCCCTGCTGAAGCAGCAACTGAAGGAATCTCAGTCAGAGCTGGTACAGAAGGGCAGCGAGCTGGTGGCCCTGCGCGTGGCACTGCGGGAGGCCCGGGCAGCGCTTCGGGTCAGTGAGGGCCGGGCACGGGGCCTCCAGGAGGCGGCCCGGACACGGGAGCTGGAGCTGGAGGCCTGTTCCCAGGAGCTGCAGCGGCACCGTCAAGAGGCTGAGCGGCTGCGGGAGAAAGCTGGGCAGTTGGACAGTGAGGCTGCCGGACTCCGGGAACCCCCTGTGCCACCTGCCACTGCTGACCCATTCCTCCTGGCAGAGAGTGATGAGGCCAAGGCACAGCGGGCCGCCGCCGGGGTCGGGGGCAGCCTGCGGGCCCAGGTGGAGCGGCTCCGGGCGGAGCTACAGCGGGAGCGGCGGCGAGGTGAGGAGCAGCGGGACAGCTTCGAGGGGGAGCGGCTGGCCTGGCAGGCAGAGAAGGAGCAGGTGATCCGCTACCAGAAGCAGCTGCAGCACAACTACATCCAGATGTACCGACGTAACCGGCAGCTGGAGCAGGAGCTGCAGCAGCTCAGTCTGGAGCTGGAGGCCCGGGAACTCGCGGACCTGGGCCTGGCGGAGCCAGCACCCTGCATCTGCCTGGAGGAGATCACTGCCACCGAAATCTAG
- the LZTS2 gene encoding leucine zipper putative tumor suppressor 2 (The RefSeq protein has 1 substitution compared to this genomic sequence) gives MAIVQTLPVPLEPAPEAATAQQAPAMGSVSSLISGRPCPGGPAPPRHHGPPGPTFFRQQDGLLRGGYEAQEPLCPAVPPRKAVPGTNFTYINEDFRTESPPSPSSDLEDAREQRARNAHLRGPPPKLIPVSGKLEKNMEKIVIRPTAFKPVLPKPRGVPSLPSFLGPRATGPSGSQGSLTQLFGGPASSSSSSSSSAADKPLILSGWASGCPSGTLSDSGRNSLSSLPTYSTGGAEPATNSPGGHLPSHGPGRGALPGPARGAPTGPSHSDSGRSSSSKSTGSLGGRLAGGLLGSGPRASPDSSSCGERSPPPPPPPPPPSDEALLHCVLEGKLRDREAELQQLRDSLDESEVTMCQVYEERQRHWPREREALREDGVARAQRAQQLLQLQVFQLQQEKRQLQDDFAQLLQEREQLERRCAAFEREQRELGPRLEETKWEVCQKSGEISLLKQQLKESQSELVQKGSELVALRVALREARAALRVSEGRARGLQEAARTRELELEACSQELQRHRQEAERLREKAGQLDSEAAGLREPPVPPATADPFLLAESDEAKAQRAAAGVGGSLRAQVERLRAELQRERRQGEEQRDSFEGERLAWQAEKEQVIRYQKQLQHNYIQMYRRNRQLEQELQQLSLELEARELADLGLAEPAPCICLEEITATEI, from the exons ATGGCCATTGTGCAGACACTGCCAGTGCCCCTGGAACCCGCTCCTGAGGCCGCTACTGCCCAACAAGCTCCAGCCATGGGCAGCGTGAGCAGCCTCATCTCAGGCCGGCCCTGCCCTGGGGGGCCGGCTCCTCCTCGCCACCATGGTCCCCCTGGACCCACCTTCTTCCGCCAGCAGGATGGGCTGCTGCGGGGTGGCTACGAGGCACAGGAGCCACTGTGCCCAGCTGTGCCCCCCAGGAAGGCTGTCCCTGGTACCAACTTTACCTACATCAACGAGGACTTCCGGACAGAGTCACCCCCCAGCCCAAGCAGTGACCTTGAAGATGCCCGAGAGCAGCGGGCACGCAATGCCCACCTCCGTGGTCCCCCACCAAAGCTCATCCCTGTCTCTGGAAAGCTAGAGAAG AACATGGAGAAAATTGTGATCCGCCCAACAGCCTTCAAGCCAGTGCTGCCCAAACCTCGAGGGGTACCATCCCTACCTAGCTTCCTGGGTCCTCGGGCCACCGGACCGTCGGGGAGCCAAGGCAGCCTAACGCAGCTGTTTGGGGGcccggcctcctcctcctcttcctcctcctcctcggctGCTGACAAACCCCTGATACTGAGTGGCTGGGCCAGCGGCTGCCCGTCAGGGACTCTGTCTGACTCCGGCCGAAATTCATTGTCCAGCTTGCCCACTTACAGCACCGGGGGTGCCGAGCCGGCTACCAACTCCCCAGGCGGGCACCTGCCCTCCCACGGCCCTGGGCGGGGCGCCCTGCCGGGGCCAGCCCGAGGAGCTCCCACCGGGCCCTCCCACTCAGACAGCGGCCGATCTTCTTCCAGCAAGAGCACAGGCTCCCTGGGTGGTCGCTTGGCTGGGGGGCTCTTGGGCAGCGGTCCCCGGGCCTCCCCTGACAGCAGCTCTTGTGGGGAACGCTCCccaccaccgcccccaccccctccacccccttcGGACGAGGCCCTGCTGCACTGTGTCCTGGAAGGAAAGCTCCGAGACCGGGAGGCAGAGCTGCAGCAGCTGCGGGACAGTCTGGACGAGAGTGAGGTGACCATGTGCCAG GTGTACGAGGAGCGGCAGCGGCACTGGCCCCGTGAGCGAGAGGCTCTGCGAGAGGATGGCGTGGCCCGGGCCCAGCGGGCCCAACAGCTGCTGCAGCTTCAGGTGTTCCAGCTGCAGCAGGAGAAGCGGCAGCTACAGGACGACTTTGCGCAGCTGCTGCAGGAACGTGAGCAGCTGGAGCGGCGCTGCGCGGCCTTCGAGCGGGAACAACGGGAGCTCGGGCCACGGCTAGAGGAGACCAAGTGGGAG GTGTGCCAGAAGTCAGGTGAGATCTCCCTGCTGAAGCAGCAACTGAAGGAATCTCAGTCAGAGCTGGTACAGAAGGGCAGCGAGCTGGTGGCCCTGCGCGTGGCACTGCGGGAGGCCCGGGCAGCGCTTCGGGTCAGTGAGGGCCGGGCACGGGGCCTCCAGGAGGCGGCCCGGACACGGGAGCTGGAGCTGGAGGCCTGTTCCCAGGAGCTGCAGCGGCACCGTCAAGAGGCTGAGCGGCTGCGGGAGAAAGCTGGGCAGTTGGACAGTGAGGCTGCCGGACTCCGGGAACCCCCTGTGCCACCTGCCACTGCTGACCCATTCCTCCTGGCAGAGAGTGATGAGGCCAAGGCACAGCGGGCCGCCGCCGGGGTCGGGGGCAGCCTGCGGGCCCAGGTGGAGCGGCTCCGGGCGGAGCTACAGCGGGAGCGGCGGCGAGGTGAGGAGCAGCGGGACAGCTTCGAGGGGGAGCGGCTGGCCTGGCAGGCAGAGAAGGAGCAGGTGATCCGCTACCAGAAGCAGCTGCAGCACAACTACATCCAGATGTACCGACGTAACCGGCAGCTGGAGCAGGAGCTGCAGCAGCTCAGTCTGGAGCTGGAGGCCCGGGAACTCGCGGACCTGGGCCTGGCGGAGCCAGCACCCTGCATCTGCCTGGAGGAGATCACTGCCACCGAAATCTAG